Proteins from one Microtus pennsylvanicus isolate mMicPen1 chromosome 7, mMicPen1.hap1, whole genome shotgun sequence genomic window:
- the LOC142854014 gene encoding sperm motility kinase-like, producing MASPREEDILKKNYKFLSSLGCGAFGEVILAQHLPTKTQVAIKVLEKEYNEEEYINSEVAIHKSLHHRNIIQFFHAINTLRTTYLVMEYLEGKDLVMLIDEVGCLTEEEARPIFNQLASAVHFLHQRLIAHRDIKLENILLGQGGRVKLCDFGLATQLVEGQMLEDLWGSLPYLAPEILAGTPYDALAGDMWSLGIVFYVLVTGHLPYVESTPEALYHLITNTPCRIPYHLSRPCYLMLARLLTGYIWFRLTSSRLVERPWLGRIQEHVTPPAKEILPKVVETMCNIGYTCEQVVSSLKDPQSNLTATINILKFKVSSGDSSLQHIIPAVATSVPGALKRSHSQPALLSRGESTHTHLLHTHTCPEALHYPDNTAPEGDALATETINPATGDGDTTVTMMSLDSLADESSSPDPPLNGNCVGLVNMAFTEEEESREPEVPSDQPQLVPAASGTRPLRGWKLMKKRISSALRALCCCCLPTPPGQTEVA from the coding sequence ATGGCCAGCCCCCGGGAAGAGGACATCCTCAAGAAGAATTATAAATTTTTATCATCACTAGGTTGTGGTGCATTTGGGGAGGTGATCCTTGCCCAGCACCTTCCCACAAAAACGCAGGTGGCCATCAAGGTGCTCGAGAAAGAGTACAATGAGGAGGAATACATCAACTCTGAGGTGGCTATCCATAAGTCCTTACATCACAGGAACATCATCCAGTTCTTCCACGCAATCAACACGCTGCGGACCACTTATCTGGTCATGGAATATCTGGAAGGGAAAGATCTGGTGATGTTGATCGATGAGGTGGGCTGTCTAACCGAGGAGGAGGCTAGGCCTATATTCAACCAGTTGGCCTCTGCTGTGCACTTCCTGCACCAAAGACTGATCGCGCACCGCGACATCAAATTAGAAAACATCCTGCTGGGTCAAGGTGGCAGAGTCAAACTTTGTGATTTTGGGTTGGCCACTCAGCTCGTAGAGGGCCAGATGCTGGAGGATCTGTGGGGCTCCTTGCCATATTTGGCCCCAGAGATCTTGGCCGGAACACCGTATGACGCTCTGGCAGGGGATATGTGGAGCTTAGGGATTGTCTTCTACGTCCTGGTCACCGGACACTTGCCCTATGTAGAATCGACCCCCGAAGCTCTGTACCATCTGATCACCAACACCCCGTGCCGCATTCCATACCATCTTTCCAGGCCGTGTTATCTCATGTTGGCCAGACTGCTCACCGGTTACATTTGGTTCAGGCTCACATCATCTCGCCTTGTGGAACGACCTTGGCTGGGCCGTATTCAGGAACACGTAACACCTCCTGCCAAGGAAATCCTCCCCAAGGTTGTGGAGACCATGTGTAACATCGGGTACACCTGCGAGCAGGTGGTGTCATCTCTaaaagacccacagtcaaaccTAACAGCTACCATTAACATCCTTAAATTTAAAGTGAGCTCTGGGGATAGCAGTCTGCAACACATCATCCCTGCAGTCGCTACTAGCGTCCCTGGTGCCTTGAAGAGGAGCCACAGCCAACCAGCTCTGCTGTCCAGAGGggagagcactcacacacacctgctccacacacacacctgcccagaGGCGCTGCACTATCCAGATAACACAGCCCCAGAAGGAGACGCATTGGCCACTGAAACCATCAACCCAGCTACAGGGGACGGGGACACCACAGTCACCATGATGTCACTGGATAGCCTGGCAGATGAATCCTCCTCCCCTGATCCACCTCTGAATGGCAACTGCGTAGGCCTGGTGAACATGGCCTTCACCGAAGAGGAAGAATCCAGAGAGCCAGAAGTGCCCAGTGACCAGCCCCAGCTTGTACCTGCAGCCTCTGGAACCAGGCCACTCCGGGGCTGGAAGCTCATGAAAAAACGCATTTCCAGTGCCCTGAGAGCActgtgctgctgctgcctgcCCACCCCACCTGGGCAAACGGAAGTGGCATAG